The Selenomonas sp. AB3002 genome contains a region encoding:
- a CDS encoding VWA domain-containing protein has translation MFRVLFLSLMVMLGSSAFCLAGQAVQEQVEPAEKTAFVLPHKHSVACYKTTPEPVQIVCILDRSGSMRALTEDTIGGYNSFLAKQRQEEGRAEVTTVLFDDKYDKIVEAVPLDKVPELTSKEYYARGMTALLDAVGRTIVDKFAAMDKEGICPAKRRVLFLIMTDGKENDSKEYSRDTVKAMIEEASKDYGWNFIFMGANIDSVAEAGALGISADHAADYAHNARGVQQSFDRMSAAATEMRETGSVSEAWKNTP, from the coding sequence ATGTTCAGAGTGCTTTTCCTTTCCTTGATGGTGATGCTGGGCAGCAGTGCTTTCTGCCTGGCTGGACAGGCGGTTCAGGAGCAGGTGGAGCCAGCGGAGAAGACAGCTTTTGTACTGCCGCATAAGCATTCTGTGGCTTGTTACAAGACCACTCCGGAGCCTGTGCAGATTGTCTGCATCCTGGACCGTTCCGGCTCCATGCGGGCCCTGACGGAGGATACTATTGGCGGCTACAACTCCTTTTTGGCCAAGCAGCGGCAGGAAGAGGGCCGGGCAGAAGTCACGACGGTGCTCTTTGACGATAAGTATGACAAGATTGTGGAGGCTGTGCCCCTGGACAAGGTGCCGGAACTTACCTCCAAGGAATATTATGCCCGTGGCATGACTGCCCTTTTGGACGCCGTGGGCAGAACCATCGTGGACAAATTCGCTGCCATGGACAAGGAGGGAATCTGCCCTGCCAAAAGGCGCGTGCTGTTCCTCATCATGACGGATGGCAAGGAAAATGACAGCAAGGAATATTCACGGGATACAGTGAAAGCCATGATAGAGGAAGCGTCCAAGGATTACGGCTGGAACTTCATCTTCATGGGCGCCAACATTGACTCTGTGGCTGAGGCGGGGGCCTTGGGCATCAGCGCCGACCACGCTGCAGATTATGCACATAATGCCCGTGGCGTGCAGCAGTCCTTTGACAGGATGAGTGCAGCTGCCACGGAAATGAGAGAGACCGGCAGCGTCAGCGAAGCCTGGAAAAATACTCCGTGA
- a CDS encoding VanW family protein, which yields MKSTLNTKTKYILFALLVCALLTVAIPSVVMAVVNQNRVAMGVYYGANRLSGMSREQVQDFFRELAAKKLDKDALILTYKDKTWKYSPEDIGLEVHADEAAEAAWRVGHDPEKNFAANAAEQLESASVKRDIALEVTYDAQAVEEKLAAIGREINVQPQDAYLTLQADGSFQLHPGHNGSSLPQAELMEKIGLYLKELHLPLKLAITPEVNAPSIKNSDLSSMDTILASYTTSYAPGDRGHNIELAAGKLNQRLVRTGEVFSFNNAVGTRTRENGFRDAGVIIDGRLAQDSGGGVCQVSSTLYNAILLAGLTPVERTAHFFPSTYCPPGRDATVADGLLDFTFRNQLPHNVYLFSSCSGTTVTIYVAGTRADLNGCQITLQTEGSSMTPSVYRVWTKNGQGISNEFLHTDHYDTPQE from the coding sequence GTGAAAAGCACTCTGAATACCAAGACTAAATATATACTATTTGCCCTCCTGGTCTGTGCCCTTCTGACAGTAGCCATCCCCTCTGTGGTCATGGCGGTGGTGAACCAGAACCGGGTAGCCATGGGGGTTTACTATGGGGCAAACCGCCTGTCCGGCATGAGCCGTGAGCAGGTGCAGGACTTCTTCCGGGAACTGGCCGCCAAGAAGTTGGACAAAGATGCCCTGATACTCACCTACAAGGACAAGACCTGGAAGTACAGCCCCGAGGACATAGGGCTGGAAGTCCACGCAGACGAGGCCGCCGAAGCCGCCTGGCGGGTGGGACATGATCCGGAGAAGAACTTCGCCGCCAACGCAGCCGAGCAGCTGGAGAGCGCCTCGGTCAAAAGAGATATCGCGCTTGAAGTCACCTATGATGCCCAGGCCGTGGAGGAGAAGCTGGCTGCCATTGGCCGGGAAATAAACGTGCAGCCCCAGGATGCCTATCTGACCCTGCAGGCAGACGGCAGTTTCCAGCTGCACCCCGGGCACAATGGCTCGTCCCTACCTCAGGCAGAGCTCATGGAAAAGATTGGGCTCTACCTGAAGGAGCTGCACCTGCCCCTGAAGCTGGCCATCACCCCTGAGGTCAACGCCCCCTCCATCAAGAACTCTGACCTTTCCTCTATGGACACCATCCTCGCCAGCTACACCACCAGCTACGCCCCTGGGGACAGGGGGCACAACATCGAGCTGGCCGCAGGCAAACTGAACCAGCGACTGGTGCGTACCGGCGAAGTCTTTTCCTTCAACAACGCCGTCGGCACCCGCACCCGGGAGAACGGCTTCCGTGACGCAGGGGTCATCATTGACGGCAGGCTAGCCCAGGACAGCGGCGGCGGCGTGTGCCAGGTAAGCTCCACTCTCTACAACGCCATACTGCTGGCAGGGCTTACCCCCGTGGAGCGCACCGCCCACTTCTTCCCCTCCACCTACTGCCCCCCGGGCAGGGATGCCACCGTGGCAGACGGGCTCCTGGACTTCACCTTCCGCAACCAGCTGCCCCACAATGTCTATCTCTTTTCCAGTTGCTCAGGCACCACCGTCACCATCTACGTGGCAGGCACCAGAGCCGACCTGAATGGCTGCCAGATCACCCTGCAGACAGAGGGCAGTTCCATGACCCCCTCCGTCTACCGGGTCTGGACGAAAAACGGCCAGGGCATCAGCAACGAATTCCTGCATACAGACCACTACGACACACCTCAGGAATAA
- a CDS encoding flotillin family protein, which yields MAIALTCWVKAPPDVAFILSGWRAKPRMLVGQGGVKVPLLERVDKLFLGQMTVDIRTQQSVPTNDFINVKVDAVAKVSVDDTDEARLLASKNFLNLPPEKIADQLRDSLEGNMREIVGTLSLKEISTNRDSFSEQVKAAAAQDMERLGIKVISCNIQNITDETGLITDLGADNTARIRKDASIAKALADRDVSVKQAEAAKEANDAQVKAELEIAQRQNELAIRKAELKRESDIKKAEADAAYAIQEQEQRKAIETATVDAEIAKANREEALRKQQVAVREQELAAEVQKKADAEKYNISKQAEAELAKRQRESEARLYEQQRDAEAQKAQAEAKKYAMEQEAAGITAKAQAEAEAIRLKGEAEAAAMDKKAEALKKYGKAAMAQMAIEILPKVAAEVAKPLGTIDKVTIFGNSGESGVATMSGNVPMIMAQTIQTIKESTGVDIAEIMKADSYDAKVTRNVNVTGMDRESAKAAIAAAAVSEAPAKKAPKAS from the coding sequence ATGGCCATTGCCCTGACCTGCTGGGTGAAAGCCCCGCCTGATGTGGCCTTTATCCTTTCCGGCTGGAGGGCCAAGCCCCGGATGCTGGTAGGACAGGGCGGTGTCAAGGTCCCCCTGCTGGAGCGTGTGGATAAGCTCTTCCTGGGGCAGATGACCGTTGACATCCGCACCCAGCAGAGCGTGCCCACCAATGATTTCATCAACGTGAAGGTGGACGCCGTGGCCAAGGTTTCCGTGGACGACACGGACGAAGCCCGCCTGCTGGCTTCCAAGAACTTCTTGAACCTGCCCCCGGAAAAAATCGCCGACCAGCTCCGTGATTCTCTGGAAGGCAATATGCGTGAGATTGTGGGCACCCTGTCCCTGAAGGAAATCAGCACCAACCGTGATTCCTTCTCCGAGCAGGTGAAAGCCGCAGCCGCCCAGGACATGGAGCGGCTGGGCATCAAAGTGATTTCCTGCAACATCCAGAACATCACCGACGAGACGGGCCTTATCACCGATTTGGGCGCCGATAATACGGCCCGCATCCGCAAGGACGCCTCCATTGCCAAGGCTCTGGCAGACAGGGACGTGTCCGTGAAGCAGGCTGAAGCTGCCAAGGAAGCCAACGATGCCCAGGTGAAGGCAGAGCTGGAAATCGCCCAGCGCCAGAATGAGCTGGCCATCCGCAAGGCAGAGCTGAAGCGTGAGTCCGATATCAAGAAAGCAGAAGCAGATGCCGCTTACGCCATCCAGGAACAGGAACAGCGCAAGGCCATCGAGACTGCCACTGTAGATGCAGAAATCGCCAAGGCCAATCGTGAAGAAGCCCTGCGCAAGCAGCAGGTCGCCGTCCGCGAGCAGGAACTGGCTGCCGAAGTACAGAAAAAGGCCGATGCGGAGAAGTACAACATCAGCAAGCAGGCTGAGGCAGAGCTGGCAAAGCGCCAGCGCGAGTCCGAAGCAAGGCTCTACGAACAGCAGCGTGATGCCGAAGCCCAGAAGGCCCAGGCAGAGGCGAAGAAGTACGCCATGGAGCAGGAAGCTGCCGGTATCACCGCCAAGGCTCAGGCCGAGGCAGAAGCCATCCGCCTGAAGGGCGAGGCAGAAGCAGCCGCCATGGACAAGAAAGCAGAAGCCCTGAAGAAATACGGCAAGGCCGCCATGGCCCAGATGGCCATTGAAATCCTGCCGAAAGTTGCCGCCGAGGTGGCCAAGCCTCTGGGCACCATCGACAAGGTCACCATCTTCGGCAACAGCGGTGAAAGCGGCGTAGCCACCATGTCCGGCAACGTGCCCATGATCATGGCCCAGACCATCCAGACCATCAAGGAGTCCACCGGCGTAGACATCGCCGAAATCATGAAGGCCGACAGCTACGATGCCAAAGTCACCCGCAATGTGAACGTCACTGGCATGGACCGCGAGAGTGCCAAGGCTGCCATCGCCGCAGCCGCCGTCTCCGAAGCCCCTGCCAAGAAGGCTCCCAAGGCCAGCTAA
- a CDS encoding uracil-DNA glycosylase, with the protein MQIFKNDWEGLLEPEMQKPYYRELRQFLIGEYRTHRIYPDMYSIFNALHYTAYEDAKVVILGQDPYHGPGQAHGLSFSVLPGVPAPPSLLNIFKELQDDLGCTVPNNGCLKPWAEQGVLLLNAVLTVREHQAASHQGHGWEQFTDHIIELLNQREKPLAFILWGSPARRKKSMITNPRHFIVESPHPSPLSAFRGFFGSRPFSRVNEFLVKTGQEPIDWQLPDLE; encoded by the coding sequence ATGCAGATATTCAAGAACGACTGGGAGGGGCTGCTGGAGCCTGAAATGCAGAAGCCTTATTACAGGGAACTGCGGCAGTTTCTCATAGGTGAGTACCGCACCCACCGCATTTATCCTGATATGTACTCCATCTTCAACGCCCTGCACTATACGGCTTATGAGGATGCGAAGGTGGTGATTTTGGGACAGGATCCCTATCACGGTCCGGGGCAGGCCCACGGCCTTTCCTTCTCTGTGCTGCCGGGAGTGCCGGCGCCGCCGTCGCTCCTTAATATCTTCAAGGAGCTGCAGGATGATCTGGGATGCACCGTGCCCAACAACGGCTGCCTGAAGCCCTGGGCGGAGCAGGGTGTGCTGCTTTTGAACGCTGTGCTCACCGTGCGTGAGCATCAGGCCGCCTCCCATCAGGGCCATGGCTGGGAGCAGTTCACTGACCATATCATTGAGCTCCTGAACCAGCGTGAGAAGCCCCTGGCCTTCATTCTCTGGGGCAGTCCCGCCCGCAGGAAGAAGTCTATGATCACCAATCCCCGGCATTTCATCGTGGAAAGCCCGCACCCCAGCCCTCTGTCCGCCTTCCGTGGATTCTTCGGGAGCAGGCCTTTTTCCAGGGTGAACGAATTTTTGGTTAAGACCGGCCAGGAGCCAATAGATTGGCAGCTGCCGGATCTTGAGTGA
- a CDS encoding DUF896 domain-containing protein, which yields MITKEMIARINELARKKRSDGLTTEETAEQKKLYAEYLGNIRGQMKQMLDSIEYVDDPKAVKH from the coding sequence ATGATTACCAAAGAAATGATTGCCCGCATTAACGAACTGGCCCGCAAGAAGCGCAGTGACGGCCTTACGACAGAGGAAACTGCCGAGCAGAAGAAACTATACGCCGAATACCTGGGTAATATACGGGGCCAGATGAAGCAGATGCTGGACTCCATCGAGTATGTAGACGACCCCAAAGCTGTCAAACATTAA
- the larB gene encoding nickel pincer cofactor biosynthesis protein LarB — MDFCREILEDLKAGRLSVEEVALKLKAEPFADIGVAKLDFHRKLRKGAQEVIYGAGKTAEQITAILQAMKERQALPVLVTRLEEEKAAAIQQQVPEFIYHPEGKVGILGDMPVPDGKGKILVLTAGTSDIPVAEEAALTAQFLGNEVVRCYDAGVAGLHRLLAHLEEIMEARVIIAIAGMEGALPSVVGGLASCPVLAVPTSVGYGASFGGVSALLSMLNSCASGVSVVNIDNGFGAAFQASLINHLP, encoded by the coding sequence ATGGATTTTTGCAGGGAAATATTGGAAGATTTGAAGGCGGGAAGGCTCAGTGTGGAGGAGGTGGCTCTGAAGCTGAAGGCAGAACCTTTTGCGGATATTGGCGTGGCCAAGTTGGATTTCCACAGGAAGCTGCGCAAGGGGGCCCAGGAGGTCATCTATGGGGCGGGGAAGACGGCGGAGCAGATAACTGCCATCTTGCAGGCCATGAAGGAGCGGCAGGCTTTGCCGGTGCTCGTTACCCGTCTGGAGGAGGAAAAGGCGGCAGCTATACAGCAGCAGGTACCGGAATTTATCTATCACCCGGAGGGCAAGGTGGGCATCCTGGGGGATATGCCTGTGCCTGACGGGAAGGGAAAAATCCTGGTGCTCACCGCCGGTACCAGCGACATTCCCGTGGCAGAGGAGGCGGCCCTCACGGCGCAGTTCCTGGGCAATGAGGTCGTGCGCTGCTATGACGCGGGGGTGGCGGGGCTGCACAGGCTGCTGGCCCATCTGGAGGAAATCATGGAAGCCCGGGTCATCATCGCCATTGCGGGCATGGAAGGAGCCCTGCCCAGTGTGGTGGGGGGGCTGGCTTCCTGCCCGGTGTTGGCAGTACCCACCAGCGTGGGCTACGGGGCTTCCTTCGGCGGTGTTTCGGCGCTCCTGTCCATGCTGAATTCCTGCGCCAGCGGCGTGTCCGTGGTGAATATAGACAATGGCTTCGGGGCGGCCTTCCAGGCCAGTTTGATAAATCACCTGCCATAA
- a CDS encoding lactate permease LctP family transporter: MTLLFFAVLPILWLIVALSGLKMAAWKACPVALILSFFASVVYFGMPSEYMMSAMLEGTALACWPILLIITATIYTYHLSVHTGGMDIIKAMLASVSSDYRVLILLIAFGFGGFLEGMAGFGTAVAIPASMLAGMGINPVSAVGVCLVANFVPSAYGSIGIPLVTTAGIMGTSAVQLATYVALQTALLGLFCPFIMLVIAGGGLKALKGMVPVCFAAGLSYVLAQLVVSYLMGPELAGVAGAICTMGAIIGTVRLFPPEDADYVLEQEARPAIDSKTALGAWLPFMLIFVLLLITSKLVPAVYDSISQIRTSVLIYQGEGGTPYTFHWIATPGMVIFFATFLSGFIMKTPLSDMLQVLKKTFFSLKPTFITIISIIATAKVMGYSGMTTTIADHTVAATGLMYPVISAFIGSVGGFITGSCTSTCILLGKLQIDAAIAIGAGEKSQIWIAAANAVGACAGKLVAPQSIAIGVAAIGAAGRGSESKILSMTMKVYVPFTIALGILVYLGSGMLD; this comes from the coding sequence GTGACTTTGTTATTTTTTGCCGTCCTGCCCATTCTCTGGCTCATTGTGGCCCTGTCGGGGCTGAAGATGGCGGCCTGGAAAGCCTGCCCGGTGGCACTTATCCTCTCATTCTTCGCCAGCGTGGTCTATTTCGGCATGCCTTCCGAGTATATGATGAGCGCCATGCTGGAGGGCACGGCCCTGGCCTGCTGGCCCATCCTGCTCATTATCACCGCCACTATCTACACCTATCATCTGTCGGTGCATACGGGGGGCATGGATATCATCAAGGCCATGCTGGCTTCCGTCAGCTCTGACTACCGGGTGCTGATCCTCCTCATTGCCTTTGGCTTTGGCGGGTTCCTGGAGGGTATGGCGGGCTTTGGCACCGCCGTGGCTATCCCAGCCAGCATGCTGGCTGGCATGGGCATAAATCCCGTCAGCGCTGTGGGGGTCTGCCTGGTGGCCAATTTCGTGCCCTCGGCCTACGGTTCCATCGGCATACCGCTGGTGACTACGGCGGGCATCATGGGCACCAGCGCTGTGCAGCTGGCCACCTATGTGGCTTTGCAGACTGCGCTTTTGGGACTTTTCTGCCCCTTTATCATGCTGGTGATTGCCGGAGGCGGCCTGAAGGCCCTGAAGGGCATGGTGCCAGTCTGCTTTGCGGCAGGTCTCAGCTATGTGCTGGCCCAGCTGGTGGTATCATATCTGATGGGGCCGGAGCTGGCCGGTGTGGCAGGGGCTATCTGCACCATGGGGGCCATTATCGGCACCGTGCGCCTCTTTCCTCCTGAGGATGCTGACTATGTGCTGGAGCAGGAGGCGCGTCCTGCCATTGACAGCAAGACCGCCCTGGGTGCCTGGCTGCCCTTCATGCTGATTTTCGTCCTGCTGCTCATCACCAGCAAGCTGGTGCCGGCGGTGTACGATTCCATTTCCCAGATCCGCACCTCTGTGCTGATCTATCAGGGTGAGGGAGGCACTCCCTACACCTTCCACTGGATTGCCACTCCCGGCATGGTGATTTTCTTTGCCACCTTCCTCAGCGGCTTCATCATGAAGACGCCCCTGTCGGATATGCTGCAGGTGCTGAAGAAGACCTTTTTCAGCCTCAAGCCTACCTTCATCACCATCATCAGCATCATCGCCACGGCGAAAGTCATGGGCTACAGCGGCATGACCACCACCATTGCTGACCATACCGTGGCGGCTACGGGGCTGATGTATCCCGTTATCTCCGCTTTCATCGGCTCGGTAGGAGGCTTCATCACCGGCTCCTGCACCAGTACCTGCATCCTCCTGGGCAAGCTGCAGATTGATGCGGCCATTGCCATCGGCGCAGGGGAGAAAAGCCAGATCTGGATTGCCGCCGCTAATGCGGTGGGGGCCTGTGCCGGCAAGCTGGTGGCCCCCCAGAGCATCGCCATCGGCGTAGCCGCCATCGGCGCCGCAGGCAGGGGCAGCGAGAGCAAGATACTATCCATGACCATGAAGGTCTATGTCCCCTTTACCATTGCTTTGGGCATCCTGGTTTACCTGGGCAGCGGCATGCTGGACTGA
- a CDS encoding sigma 54-interacting transcriptional regulator translates to MTVEREALLKSENGLHVRVAAMLVQQAEELGRRFGVRLFLRTESSRPREMSNLMKLIGLKVSSGDKVFVSAEGLSPDTPPEHLEQAADSMRELLESDFEERGAERIHQVDRLLHENALMQQRLQMILEAVQDGICVVDSTGVITYVNPAYLRIVHKTPEMVVGTNVHETAPDGNRCGVLNSGIARIGSISHKKDGTTLVANVTPIFVEGEIAGVVSVSKDITELQTMMERLSQVSARAEYLEQELLRTKKTAQAFANYIGKSGKVVDVLALATKAAASSATVLIQGESGTGKEVIAEGIHYASSRRRAPYIRVNCGAIPGALLESELFGHEKGAFTGAVKKKLGKFELADGGTIFLDEIGEMDKNMQVKLLRVLQQREFYRVGGEENVHVDVRIIAATNRNLEQLVKEGGFREDLYYRLNVIPLVLPPLRDRVDDIPLLVEHFIEKISKETGRPVQGITPEAMTLLMHYSWPGNVRELENVIERVITLMDGDRIETAALPSYIKGDSRIAEPAQATSSAAPQPVAGEEVRTWEEYEKEIIAHALDKAGSFNAAGKLLRISHKTVAAKARKYGLV, encoded by the coding sequence ATGACAGTGGAAAGGGAGGCGCTCCTTAAAAGCGAGAACGGCCTGCATGTGCGTGTGGCCGCTATGCTGGTGCAGCAGGCAGAGGAGCTGGGCCGCCGCTTTGGGGTGCGGCTTTTTCTGCGCACGGAGAGCTCGCGGCCCCGGGAAATGAGCAATCTCATGAAGCTCATTGGCCTGAAGGTTTCCTCAGGGGACAAGGTCTTTGTGTCTGCGGAGGGACTCTCCCCGGATACGCCGCCAGAGCATTTGGAGCAGGCTGCGGATTCCATGCGGGAACTTTTGGAGAGCGATTTCGAGGAGCGGGGCGCTGAGAGGATCCATCAGGTGGACAGGCTGCTGCACGAAAACGCCCTCATGCAGCAGCGGCTGCAGATGATACTGGAGGCGGTGCAGGACGGCATCTGCGTGGTGGACAGCACCGGCGTCATTACTTACGTCAATCCCGCATATCTGCGCATCGTCCACAAGACCCCGGAAATGGTGGTGGGCACTAATGTCCACGAGACTGCTCCCGACGGCAACCGCTGCGGGGTGCTGAACTCCGGTATCGCCCGCATCGGCAGCATCAGCCATAAAAAGGACGGCACGACGCTTGTGGCCAATGTTACCCCTATCTTTGTAGAGGGGGAGATAGCAGGGGTGGTGTCCGTATCCAAGGATATCACGGAACTGCAGACTATGATGGAGCGTCTTTCACAGGTTTCTGCCCGGGCAGAGTATCTGGAGCAGGAGCTGCTGCGCACCAAGAAGACCGCTCAGGCTTTTGCCAATTACATAGGCAAGAGCGGCAAGGTGGTGGATGTGCTGGCTCTGGCCACCAAGGCGGCGGCTTCCTCAGCTACCGTGCTCATTCAGGGCGAAAGCGGGACTGGCAAGGAGGTCATTGCCGAGGGCATACATTATGCCAGCAGCCGCAGGCGCGCTCCTTATATAAGGGTCAATTGCGGTGCCATCCCCGGGGCCCTGCTGGAATCAGAGCTGTTCGGCCACGAGAAGGGGGCCTTTACCGGGGCAGTGAAGAAGAAGCTGGGCAAGTTCGAGCTGGCAGATGGAGGTACTATCTTCCTGGATGAAATCGGGGAGATGGACAAGAACATGCAGGTGAAGCTCCTGCGGGTGCTGCAGCAAAGGGAGTTCTACCGGGTAGGCGGCGAGGAGAATGTCCATGTGGACGTGCGCATTATCGCTGCGACCAATCGGAATCTGGAGCAGCTGGTGAAGGAGGGAGGCTTCCGGGAGGACCTCTACTACCGCCTGAATGTCATTCCTCTGGTTCTGCCTCCGCTCAGGGACAGGGTGGATGATATCCCCCTGCTGGTGGAGCATTTCATAGAGAAAATCAGCAAGGAGACGGGCAGGCCCGTGCAGGGCATCACCCCCGAGGCCATGACTCTCCTCATGCACTACAGCTGGCCTGGCAATGTGCGGGAACTGGAAAATGTCATCGAGCGTGTCATCACCCTGATGGACGGGGACCGCATAGAGACAGCTGCGCTGCCTTCCTATATCAAGGGAGACAGCAGGATAGCCGAACCGGCACAGGCTACGTCTTCTGCTGCGCCGCAACCAGTGGCAGGTGAGGAAGTCCGCACCTGGGAGGAGTATGAGAAGGAGATCATAGCTCATGCCCTGGATAAGGCCGGCAGCTTCAACGCGGCAGGAAAGCTGCTACGGATAAGTCATAAGACTGTAGCGGCCAAGGCCAGGAAGTATGGGTTGGTATAA
- a CDS encoding PRC-barrel domain-containing protein, whose amino-acid sequence MKKSVEILGLPVISITEGRELGMSKTLLMDARNGLVAAITIEDEDWYRGVKLIPYESVIAIGDDAVTITNSENILKLDDAGDYEALLDDNIRVIGTKAITKSGTIQGQITEVYIGDDGKIEKCEITAPDGTTSDVTCDQISIFGKQVTVIDPNGASEEKKTKPVSAPAPAAPKAEPKDEPKEEAPAEAPKAEETPAEPVKEETQAEEKTAKAPKAESKPEPKKAEPAKEAQKASAKAADPKQAAADKATEERHRRFLLGKKAARTIKMDNGIVIVEAGADITEEVLQKAKLANKFIELSMNVQ is encoded by the coding sequence ATGAAGAAAAGCGTAGAAATCCTGGGGCTGCCGGTCATCAGCATCACCGAAGGCCGGGAACTGGGCATGAGCAAGACCCTGCTCATGGATGCCCGCAATGGCCTGGTAGCAGCCATCACCATTGAGGATGAGGACTGGTACCGCGGGGTGAAGCTCATTCCTTACGAATCCGTCATCGCCATCGGTGACGACGCTGTCACCATCACCAACAGCGAGAACATCCTGAAGCTGGACGATGCCGGCGACTATGAAGCCCTGCTGGACGATAACATCCGCGTCATCGGCACCAAGGCCATCACCAAGTCCGGTACTATCCAGGGCCAGATCACCGAAGTCTACATCGGCGATGATGGCAAGATTGAGAAGTGCGAGATCACTGCTCCTGATGGCACCACCTCTGATGTCACCTGCGACCAGATTTCCATCTTCGGCAAGCAGGTCACCGTCATAGACCCTAACGGCGCTTCCGAGGAAAAAAAAACTAAACCTGTAAGCGCACCTGCTCCTGCAGCCCCCAAGGCAGAGCCTAAGGACGAGCCCAAAGAAGAAGCCCCTGCAGAGGCTCCCAAGGCTGAAGAAACGCCCGCAGAGCCCGTAAAGGAGGAGACTCAGGCAGAGGAAAAAACTGCCAAAGCTCCCAAGGCTGAGTCCAAGCCCGAGCCCAAGAAAGCCGAGCCTGCCAAAGAGGCTCAGAAAGCATCTGCCAAGGCTGCAGATCCCAAGCAGGCTGCCGCTGACAAGGCTACCGAGGAGCGCCATCGCCGCTTCCTCCTGGGCAAGAAGGCTGCCCGCACCATCAAAATGGATAACGGCATCGTCATCGTCGAAGCCGGTGCGGACATCACCGAGGAAGTGCTCCAGAAGGCCAAGCTGGCCAACAAGTTCATCGAGCTTTCTATGAACGTGCAGTAA